In Syngnathus scovelli strain Florida chromosome 12, RoL_Ssco_1.2, whole genome shotgun sequence, the genomic window AGTTATTTTATTAATCATTGTTAAATGTCATCAATATGTTCAAGTGAAATGGCACTTTTTTGGTAAAACTGAACAATTTAGAGGAAGTGATATTTTAATACTTTTGCGTGACAGTAGCTGGTAATATGTTTTGGAAGTGAATTTCCTGACACTTTTAAAAATTGTGTACAAAGAAAGAGATTTGTTTCCATCATATTTAAAGCATCTTTCCATTTTTTTCAGatgatgaatatttttttctggaccacgaaaccaaaatctccaaagttGCTCCGGATACTTGGAAAAAAGGACAAATACTTTCCTTTTTGGTGTTCCTTCGAGTCAAATTTTTTGTGGATGATATCGCCTTTGTTTTGTAAGTACTAGTTGCAGTGCCATGTGACAAAGATTCTGCTCCTTGCATGCAAACTTTCACCTGCTTTCTTTCAACTCCAGGCACAGATTGACTCGCCACCAGTACTACTTGCAGATTCGGAAGGACATCTTAGAGGATCGCATGTACTGCAACGAGGAGACTGGCTTGTTTCTGGCTGCGCTTGCCCTGCAGGCTGAATTCGGGGATTACATGCCAGAGGTATTGGACCCAAGAAAAACATTTCTGCTTTTGGTTTCAGTTGTCAAATCAGTGCATTGTTTCTCTTAGTTGTATGGAAAGAGTTACTACCAGCCAGAGCACTATGTGTCAAAGAGAATGCTTGAGAAGCTGGCTTTGCCTAATGTGAAGGATGAGCTGCCAAGACTACATGCCAGGCATGCTCCGATGGGACCTGAAGAGGCTGAAACGGAGTATCTCAAAGTGTGTTTAAATTTACAAAATGGCCTGGCACTATCGCTGCTTTTATCGAACTAACCTTGACTTTGCTTCTGTTCAGATTGCCCAGCAACTACCAGAATACGGGGTTATGTTCCACCGCGTGGGCAGAGAAAAAAGGCCTTTGATTGGTGAATTGGTTTTGGGAGTCTGTGCCAAAGGAATCATTGTGTACGAGATGAAGAATcaggtccggagcgtcaccagACGCTTTCTGTGGAGGGAAACGGACTCGATTTCCACTGGGGTACAGAGAATTGTAATAATTGTCGAAATGTGTTATCAAGAGATTCATTTGGGACGATCAATACATAAGAATCATTAGAATCACCACGTCATGCAAATACAGGTGGATGATATCGGAGCGATGTGATGGACAATATGTTTGTCATTGTAATATATGACTCAACCTTGATTTGGATTTGCTTGCAGAATAATCCTGATGTTCACTTATGTTTAGGAAATAACACGTAACATTTTTCTCTTATTAGTTGAATTTGAATTGAGAGAGACATTTCACAATAGAGTCATTTTGGTATAatatatacatttaaaaaaatatttttgttaagCAAATTCTGTTATTTTTACccaaaacatttctttttcctgaatatatatttatttgtatcTGGTAAACCAAAATATTTTACAGAAAAGACGAAAAACATAATACAGGCTACCACAAGCACTATAGCATTACtgtgaatcttttttttctcattcttaCCATTCTTCAATTTAAACAacgtaaaataaatacatttccgACTCATTCAAACAGTGCGATTAACTGTTTCCATCTCCAGCGCCGCAAACTGATCATCGAATGTGGCGGACCAAGCGGTAAAAAGCACAGTTTCATAACGGAGAGCTCAAAAATAGCACAATACCTCCTCAACCTCTGCTCCGCACAGCACAAGTTTCACAGCGAGATGACATCACGACAACTCAACCACAGTATAATGCCAGGTAAAAATTAAGAGAACATGCAGACTAACAATTGCTCTTAAAGGGACACCAACTATTCCGTTTCCCCCTTCAGATGAAAACATGTCAGTCTATGCGGATCGTAACCTGAACCTGAAGCAGATCTCATGCTCTGAGGGCATGCTGAACCACGTGGGTTTAGCCCCGGGTCAACCGGATCCGCTGTCCAAATCTTGTGAAGACCTGAGCGCCAAGCTAGAGGCTCGACTCCGCCACCAGAGAGAGATGAGGCGGGAGATGAGCAGGGAGCTGAACAAGGAACCTCCGGAAACGGGAGAACTCAGGGATTTGAAAGAGCGTCCCTACTGGAAGTAATGACATACTATATAATATCAGTCTCTGTCACTTGCAAAATGAAAGTTTATTTTctctccatgtttttttttaaagtacgcCAGAGTCAATGCCAAGAATGATGTCCAGTGTCTCACTGCAGAAAGACTCGGATACTTCTTCTTCTATACGaggtgaacatttaaatatcgtATCTTAAAGGCCATGTTGGAGTAGGAAATTTCTAAACCCTCACTCATATATTTAAGCGGTATCAACCTGTACTAATTTGCACCTACTTGAGTATTTTGTTGAACCTGATGATTTAGATTGGTGTTAAGTATTGATTATGTTTACCCTGACAACTACAGTTGGCAGTTGTGAGAATCCTACAGTGTCCAATTTGTCATTTCTGTTCAATATTCACAGTTGACACACCCACTAGGTCTCCACCAGAAAGAGAAATCATCTGCGTAAGCCTCAAGAAGGACCCCAAACTTGGCTTTGGTGAGTTTTCCCACAAAGCATTAGCAGTCGTTTAAAATGCATGAGAAGAGAGCGACACTTACCTGATTCTTTAACTGAGGACTTTTGTCTCTGACTTTGCTGTGGTCTCCTTGCAGGTTTTGTGATTGTAGGCGAGGACAATACAGGTAAACTCGACCTTGGTATTTTCATTGCTTCCATTGTACCAGATGGACCTGCGGACAAAGATGGACGGATTAAACCAGGTAGGACTTAAAAGTACATGCGACTTACTTGGGATTCAAATTAAtcgagatattttttttccctaggtGGGCGTCTAATTTCCCTAAATAAGACAAGTTTGGAAGGCGTAACATTCAGCGATGCAGCTGCCATCTTACAGAGTAGTCCTGAAGAAGTGGAGCTGATTGTGTCCCAGCCCAAACGTAACATGCTATTGAACCCACACATTAAATGTCACAGAACCTgtctcaatgtttttttttttttctatgaccaGAGTCTCTGAAAGACAGCAAGAACTCCCTTTGCCAGAGCACACTGGGCTTGGCATTTGGCTCTCAGACCACCTTAAGTGGCACCGAGTACCGGCACGCCATGGATGAATTGGAGGAGGCCATCGCTCTGTCCAGCATGGTCACGCCCAAGCAAAACAGGAAGTTTCACATACCTGTGGTGCGAATACATGACGCACAGGTTAGTACGATAAAGACCATCTTCATATAAAGTTgcttatagtttttttttttaaatctaaagtttttttttcttgtgtcagGACATGTGTTCTAGGTCTCCCTCTATCGTAAATCTAAAAACTGGAGAAAGGTTTATAGTGGAGCTTAAGAAGAGCGGCGGGAGTCTTGGGATTAGTGTTGCGGTGAGTAGAAAAAAAGCTAAACACTTTGCTTATTTTAATTGAAGCTTTGTGTGCTCTAAGCAGTTTTTTTGAGCACACTTTGATTGTGTGGCATTGATTAATTGTGTCTTGAAAAAAGGGAGGAATCAACACAAGTGTGAGGTATGGCGGCATCTACATCAAGACCCTGGTAGTTGGAGGTGCTGCTGAGCAGGATGGACGCATTCAAATTGGTAATTTATTTTCattggttagttttttttttggcttattttatttgttgtcaGCCATGCACAGCGTGTAGACAGAGACAGTACGTTTCGACTTGTTTATGCTCCACTTACCCAGATCACCTCAGATTTGATGATatgtccatcaaacacacacattgatgTATTGACGCCCctaatgatgacgatgatgagatTGCTGTGTTTGCATTTGACAGGTGACAGACTGCTGGAGGTTGACGGCTACAACCTGAGGGCCGTGACACACCGACATGCTGTCGAGTGCCTGAAGCGGACTGAGGAGGTTGtcatgcgtgcacacacactgaaacgtgcatccaaacacacatcatagacaagaaaaagaaacacaaaGTGTAGACTAATAACATGTTGTGATAGGTGGTGAACCTGCTCCTGGAGCGGGAACCAAAAGTCATCTTGGAGCCCAGACCCGACTCGCCCCTCTCACCCTCCATCCACAACGCATCACAAACTCAGCCCCCCAGAAACGAGGTCTCCTTGGAAACAACCTTGAGTGGACGAGCCAAGGACTACAGCTTTGTGACTGACggtaagtgtgtgtgctcaccaaagcaaaaaaaaaaaaaacacgaaaagTATTAGAGACACACGCACAGACAGGCCTGAGGTGACTGGGAGTCATCTGACAGTAACATTGTGGTGGCTGTCAGAGTCATCCAAAGCTGACGTTGCCTCTTATTCCCCTGAGACAAGTCTAGTTAAAATCACAGTTCACTGCCTCGACATATTGACCACTGCATAGGGATGGCCCAAAACTTTTGCACAGCACTTTTCAATATATCATATAATACCCAGAATTTTTTGCACCAGAATTCAAAATGAACTTTCCCAAATTCTTTTCCTAGAAAACACGCATGAAGTGATCCTGAAGAAAAATTTGTCAGGTCTAGGCTTCAGTTTTAACATTTCCCAACTCACCACGGGGCAAGACCGTGGCAGCGTGGTCCGTATCAAGCGTCTCTTCCCGGGTCAGCCGGCCCATGAGAGTGGTCTCCTACAAGAAGGGGACATCATTCTGTCTGTCAACAAAGAGCCCGTCAAGGACCTTTCCTACCAGGTATGTTATCTATCAAAGTGCTAATGGTATTGGTATCCTCAGTGAGTAAAAAAAGTGGCACTAACACTAACTATTGGAACGTGAAAACAATACCTCTCGTGCTGTTGTGCTCAGCGGaggaaattattttaatagGCTTGATTTATATCATCCGATGAGCTGCCAtgcgtgtttaaaaaaaaaaaaaaaaaaaaaaggccaatgaGCGACAGTACCAGGCAGTGCAGCATTGGTTCACTAATCTTTTAATCTAATGCGACCTAAAATAGCAAGCTGCTTGTGTCACAGTGTTTTGGTGTGTTCTGACAAGGAATTACTGTCACACAAACACGGGAGTACATCTCAGGGTATGAGAACTAACCCGAAATTGTTTATCTTTGCTACCTTAGAGGGTTTTGTTCCTGCTACGAGGAGCTTCTTCTGAGGTTCATCTCCTGATCTGTCGACCCGGCCCAGGAGTGCTGTACGATGCTGATGACAAAACACTGGTGAGTAAAAATTTAACTTAACGAACATCTCATCAGCCAAATTACATTAAGTACTATTTTAATGTGTTTCTGTGTTAGAGTCCTGCACCCACCAGGGACCACCGATCCCGTTCTCTAGACATCCGTCTCGGGGACGACTACAGTCAGCTTCTTAAGTTTCAATTTGATGTCAACATACCTGCTCCAGCTCCCGCCCTCGAGGAGGAGTTTGCCGACACATCAGAGAAAAGTCCAGAGCCTCTAGCAGTTCCAAGATTCTTTGAAGGACAAGAGAGGGAGGTGCAAGGCGAACAGACGCCTCCATCTTCACCGCGGGCGGGGTCACCTCCCGTACCATCTTCTCCCACATCGCCTCCCACGCCAAACTCGCCGGCCTCACCCGCTTCTCCCACATCACCCGTGTTATCTCCAGTCTGCTTTCGACCAGCTCATCAAGAGTTGCAGGTGACTGTCGAGAAAGCAGAAGAACAACAGGAAGTCGAAACAAAACCGGCAAACGAGGATGGGGAGGAGGCCATTGCTGCAAATTCTACCATGATATTTGACGTCTTCCCTAAGACCACTTCAAACTCCGTGTATGCCAGGTAGCATTGTTTCATAATTATATCTGGAACTTCTCAATGACCCCCATTAATAAAACTAtaattatgtttgtttttgttagcTGTTGACTTAATCTGGATTAAGCAAAACAAACTGAGATTAAAACATTCCTCCTTTAGatagaaaacaaaaatgattgaCTTTTCTTTGCAGTGGTGTTCGAGAGGAGGCAGATGGAAGTGTGACCTACTGCCTTGTGGGAAACGGACTGACCATAATGGCAGATGAGGAGTATTTGACTATCAGTTCCACTCTGGAGCCTCAACCAAGTTTTCAGTCCAATCAGGCCACTCAAACGCCATCATCAAACATCACAAGCCTCAGCTCGCAAACCCAGACCACTTCATCGAGTTTTTCTCAGACTTCCAACACTCTGTGTGGTCCATCACAGACCATGAACACTCCAGGTTTCCCTCCAACTTCTGTCACTCCAACTCATCTCTCTCAGACTTCTAACAATCCATCTGTGACGTTGCCTAGTTTCAGCTCACAGAGCCCAAATACTACCATGTCGCCTCTTAACTTCTCATCCGACACCCTGACCACTTGTGCCCTGGCACACCCATCTCAACCCCTCACGACACAGCCGTCCAAATCCAGGCAGCACTCGCTGCAGCAGGGACAGCAGCTTCCACTGCAATGCAAAGCCCTCCCTAAAAACATCAAGCCGGCAACTGCGGGGCTCCCTCAAAATCCTTCACCTCCGCCGCCAAGCCCCATCACGACCCAGATAATCTCATCGACGCCTCTCTGTGTCAACGCACCTGCTCCCATCTTTCCACCTACAATAGTACCTCAACCCGTTCAGAGTCATGCACAGCCGAGAGAAGAACCGGAGCAGAAAGAATTCAAAGATGAGGAGGACGAtgaagaggatgaagaagagAGTAGGCGAAAGGTCATCTCCAAAATTCTGCGCTCTGACAGATCCCTCACAAAGCACAAATTGTTGTGTCATTGATTATTTGTTTGCTGCTTTGCAGGGATTTGTAAAAGAATTTGAGTTGACGGTCCTTTTGACCAAGTCCAGGAGTGGAAGCTTTGGCTTCACCATCACCCGAAGCAAACTGGACAACTGCTACTACAtccaagaaatactggacaaccCAGCAAAGGCAGATGGACGCCTCAGGGCTGGAGACCGACTTATCACGGTAAACGCCGACTTCTTTGAAGGCCTTAGTCGCTCTGCCGATTCTATTCATCTGTTTTAATCATCTCCAGGTAAATGGACACGATGTTACCAAGGTGGCAGATGAAGTTGCCATGACGATTCTCAGGTCCTCTCCCAGGAGACTCAGTATGACCCTGGGCAGGGCTGTTACCAACCTGGTAGTAGCCCCTACTTGCGATAGCCTCCCTGATATTGTCCTCTACAAGACACCTTCAGGACAGCTCGGTAGGACCACCGTCGGTTTTTCATTCTTTCTTGTATTGAGAGGGCAGCACTGCGGAAAATATCAACCTGGCAATTGTGTCTGCTTCCTCAAGGCATTAAACTGACAGGTGGAATTGGAAGCAAATGGCAGGGCATTTATTGTCTTGAGGTGGTGCCAGGCTCCCCTGCCAGCGAGGAAGGCACCGTGCAACCCAACGACAAGATCCTCTACATCTGCGGCAGGTGCACTCTGGGAATGACCTTGGATGATGCTGTCAAAGCATGCGAGATCGCCCCACGTAAAGTCAAACTCAAAATCCTGAGGTCCGTGCCTAATCGGAGTCCAAATGGAAAATAGACCAGATACACAAACCTGAGTGActcactgttgtttgtgtctttgCTATGTTCCAGAGATGACCAGCCAGTGACGCCCAAGGCCAAATGGAATGGTGAGAAGTCTGTGAAAGATTTAGGAGATGATTTCATCTGCTTCAGTAAACCTAAGGACAAACAGGAAGAGTTTGTTTGTTAGAAACGCAGATGCTGGGAAACCCACATGTTTGTGTTTAACGAAAGAATCATTTAAGTTCAATCATTACCAAAATACTTTGAAGGGGAATGAAGTCATCATCTGtctgaacttttttttgtgtttacttCTTTTACAGGTTTGTTTGATTGGAAAAAGGACAGGAAGTTCTTTGCTCGTTTTGAAGAGCCTATCTCTCCTGATAAAGAATCACCTCCGGAAGATGGTGAGATACTCCCCTTATCTTTGTCAGCCCAGCATATCCTTCCACGAGCACGTTCTTGTTGCTTTGTATGTGCTTGCTTGGCAAAGCGATATTGTGAGTGTGTGATACCAACAGTCGTGCAGTCCAATACACCAGTGGAGGCCAGAAGCTTGCTAATTATTCATCTCACAGTCTCTGGTGGTCTTCAGTCCAGGTGGTTCGGTTGCTTGGTGACAGTTTGGCAGCAGATAGGGGCACAGTGGACAGCGACATTTTAAAAAGACCTCGTCTTGTTCACCTGTCATAGAAGAGGCGCATAGCTTTCAACGCTTTCAAATACAGACTACGTGAGGGGTATACCTCCTTTTGGTTCTTTGTGAGGTCGTCGCTGCAATTTCATTGGTTTAAATTTAAATCAATGAATAATTTTGGTGCCGAACTTTGGGTGTTAATTAACTTGGATCAAACGGACCTGGATCAAAACTTGTACTTTTGTTTACTTTTCCTGCTGATTCATACCTAAtctattgttcttttttttttctctgcagttGAAGTTGTCAGTAGGACTCTTAGCAACTTCAGATGTCTGTCTGTGGCTGAACAGCAGGATGTAAGTGTTCTTTCTCTACACTAcatcattttgtgtttgttgcacATTATGTAATGTGAGAACATTAATGCCACCTGCAGAGGCGAGGCTGTTTATCTGCTTCCGAGTCGACAAAAATTGCATTTGGAATGCaatagaaacaaaacaaactatgaAACAAAATGTTGGGTGTTAAGGTTAAGTTATAATACTGCAACGGCATGCGTGTTAAATGTGTGTCATTTCCAGCAATTTATTTCCAAACGTTAGTGACTTGAACCATTTAAACCATGTATTGGAAATAATAGTACTTTCTGCCTGTGGAAATACGGTGAGTCTACTTGAAACTGTGCAGAGGAAAAGAGAACAATT contains:
- the ptpn20 gene encoding tyrosine-protein phosphatase non-receptor type 13 isoform X2 codes for the protein MSSTFVTLAEVLEARGGPLLEEEVWALLLATAACLVDASDKGQNNMCNIISPTSLLLSATGSLAFKNCGLSEEASTFTAPEMLQGRASSTKPAIERMLVYSLGMTLYWSVDFHLPQNQPVQLSDHLNSLLLSMCEDVSHRRQTISSILESCECRQKASNLPPSSDVIRQLVEEVFSEPVSLHLWALLICRLLSHRSLFSQMDHSSDSSLPLSGRSQMIRERLHGRRGPFADFSEGCPESRRYSTDSDSKSPVLPGCLPQRSWKHRPRSSPTPLYQSSLERLPRGARHRDSTCSWLGRSPHHDVSPKTPGRSHSPSITFSESSISLSQRKAKALGPEFIRMADEQHIVLELPGSIVSRKGRLCSSQREVTVVLPSGQYVVVRCDTKSRARDVFDMVVAHANLVEHFYFGLAFLDDDEYFFLDHETKISKVAPDTWKKGQILSFLVFLRVKFFVDDIAFVLHRLTRHQYYLQIRKDILEDRMYCNEETGLFLAALALQAEFGDYMPELYGKSYYQPEHYVSKRMLEKLALPNVKDELPRLHARHAPMGPEEAETEYLKIAQQLPEYGVMFHRVGREKRPLIGELVLGVCAKGIIVYEMKNQVRSVTRRFLWRETDSISTGRRKLIIECGGPSGKKHSFITESSKIAQYLLNLCSAQHKFHSEMTSRQLNHSIMPDENMSVYADRNLNLKQISCSEGMLNHVGLAPGQPDPLSKSCEDLSAKLEARLRHQREMRREMSRELNKEPPETGELRDLKERPYWNTPESMPRMMSSVSLQKDSDTSSSIRVDTPTRSPPEREIICVSLKKDPKLGFGFVIVGEDNTGKLDLGIFIASIVPDGPADKDGRIKPGGRLISLNKTSLEGVTFSDAAAILQSSPEEVELIVSQPKQSLKDSKNSLCQSTLGLAFGSQTTLSGTEYRHAMDELEEAIALSSMVTPKQNRKFHIPVVRIHDAQDMCSRSPSIVNLKTGERFIVELKKSGGSLGISVAGGINTSVRYGGIYIKTLVVGGAAEQDGRIQIGDRLLEVDGYNLRAVTHRHAVECLKRTEEVVNLLLEREPKVILEPRPDSPLSPSIHNASQTQPPRNEVSLETTLSGRAKDYSFVTDENTHEVILKKNLSGLGFSFNISQLTTGQDRGSVVRIKRLFPGQPAHESGLLQEGDIILSVNKEPVKDLSYQRVLFLLRGASSEVHLLICRPGPGVLYDADDKTLSPAPTRDHRSRSLDIRLGDDYSQLLKFQFDVNIPAPAPALEEEFADTSEKSPEPLAVPRFFEGQEREVQGEQTPPSSPRAGSPPVPSSPTSPPTPNSPASPASPTSPVLSPVCFRPAHQELQVTVEKAEEQQEVETKPANEDGEEAIAANSTMIFDVFPKTTSNSVGVREEADGSVTYCLVGNGLTIMADEEYLTISSTLEPQPSFQSNQATQTPSSNITSLSSQTQTTSSSFSQTSNTLCGPSQTMNTPGFPPTSVTPTHLSQTSNNPSVTLPSFSSQSPNTTMSPLNFSSDTLTTCALAHPSQPLTTQPSKSRQHSLQQGQQLPLQCKALPKNIKPATAGLPQNPSPPPPSPITTQIISSTPLCVNAPAPIFPPTIVPQPVQSHAQPREEPEQKEFKDEEDDEEDEEESRRKGFVKEFELTVLLTKSRSGSFGFTITRSKLDNCYYIQEILDNPAKADGRLRAGDRLITVNGHDVTKVADEVAMTILRSSPRRLSMTLGRAVTNLVVAPTCDSLPDIVLYKTPSGQLGIKLTGGIGSKWQGIYCLEVVPGSPASEEGTVQPNDKILYICGRCTLGMTLDDAVKACEIAPRKVKLKILRDDQPVTPKAKWNGLFDWKKDRKFFARFEEPISPDKESPPEDVEVVSRTLSNFRCLSVAEQQDSCIMQVEFSKPEGGGLGFALVGGTNGSMLRVKEICSGGVAEQDGRLRVGDILLEVNGVIVSGLSHSKVVDILRKAEGTVQLTICRDILTYSESPTPPNMATGTEAVLAEQPAPVTTSDASSSPDAMTNKPVERPPEPISECVFNECGVLITTPPPPPRQLTVVMDETPIIEESCDSTPSHQACCPSLNVTEMLHGASDRKHTVSKLLDRSCKGIRKPESDGWSSEEEDDNVFDADAHQNSSPQIGPPIVSEEELSSLALINPSGSSPYSGSRVKAIIQILQHQLDQQELVKEFMALEHLKPSDDCVVGKAPEHRDKNRYRDILPYDKTRVTLGEKCDYINASHIRMQAGGEELSYISCQGPLPSTVAAFWQMIWESKSDVIAMMTQEVERGRIKCHKYWPEKPNEPLDTGKYHVHLVNQQFLEYFHIKVIHMVEAETSETHTVHHLKFTHWPDHGVPHYSEQLLRFICYLRSVHHQGPITVHCSAGIGRSGVLICTDIILSLVERDLPINVCNIVKEMRLQRHGMIQTKEQYLFCYKVWLEVLQGILQLHGTKWQPESPQDHKIV
- the ptpn20 gene encoding tyrosine-protein phosphatase non-receptor type 13 isoform X1, which translates into the protein MSSTFVTLAEVLEARGGPLLEEEVWALLLATAACLVDASDKGQNNMCNIISPTSLLLSATGSLAFKNCGLSEEASTFTAPEMLQGRASSTKPAIERMLVYSLGMTLYWSVDFHLPQNQPVQLSDHLNSLLLSMCEDVSHRRQTISSILESCECRQKASNLPPSSDVIRQLVEEVFSEPVSLHLWALLICRLLSHRSLFSQMDHSSDSSLPLSGRSQMIRERLHGRRGPFADFSEGCPESRRYSTDSDSKSPVLPGCLPQRSWKHRPRSSPTPLYQSSLERLPRGARHRDSTCSWLGRSPHHDVSPKTPGRSHSPSITFSESSISLSQRKAKALGPEFIRMADEQHIVLELPGSIVSRKGRLCSSQREVTVVLPSGQYVVVRCDTKSRARDVFDMVVAHANLVEHFYFGLAFLDDDEYFFLDHETKISKVAPDTWKKGQILSFLVFLRVKFFVDDIAFVLHRLTRHQYYLQIRKDILEDRMYCNEETGLFLAALALQAEFGDYMPELYGKSYYQPEHYVSKRMLEKLALPNVKDELPRLHARHAPMGPEEAETEYLKIAQQLPEYGVMFHRVGREKRPLIGELVLGVCAKGIIVYEMKNQVRSVTRRFLWRETDSISTGRRKLIIECGGPSGKKHSFITESSKIAQYLLNLCSAQHKFHSEMTSRQLNHSIMPDENMSVYADRNLNLKQISCSEGMLNHVGLAPGQPDPLSKSCEDLSAKLEARLRHQREMRREMSRELNKEPPETGELRDLKERPYWNTPESMPRMMSSVSLQKDSDTSSSIRVDTPTRSPPEREIICVSLKKDPKLGFGFVIVGEDNTGKLDLGIFIASIVPDGPADKDGRIKPGGRLISLNKTSLEGVTFSDAAAILQSSPEEVELIVSQPKQSLKDSKNSLCQSTLGLAFGSQTTLSGTEYRHAMDELEEAIALSSMVTPKQNRKFHIPVVRIHDAQDMCSRSPSIVNLKTGERFIVELKKSGGSLGISVAGGINTSVRYGGIYIKTLVVGGAAEQDGRIQIGDRLLEVDGYNLRAVTHRHAVECLKRTEEVVNLLLEREPKVILEPRPDSPLSPSIHNASQTQPPRNEVSLETTLSGRAKDYSFVTDENTHEVILKKNLSGLGFSFNISQLTTGQDRGSVVRIKRLFPGQPAHESGLLQEGDIILSVNKEPVKDLSYQRVLFLLRGASSEVHLLICRPGPGVLYDADDKTLSPAPTRDHRSRSLDIRLGDDYSQLLKFQFDVNIPAPAPALEEEFADTSEKSPEPLAVPRFFEGQEREVQGEQTPPSSPRAGSPPVPSSPTSPPTPNSPASPASPTSPVLSPVCFRPAHQELQVTVEKAEEQQEVETKPANEDGEEAIAANSTMIFDVFPKTTSNSVYASGVREEADGSVTYCLVGNGLTIMADEEYLTISSTLEPQPSFQSNQATQTPSSNITSLSSQTQTTSSSFSQTSNTLCGPSQTMNTPGFPPTSVTPTHLSQTSNNPSVTLPSFSSQSPNTTMSPLNFSSDTLTTCALAHPSQPLTTQPSKSRQHSLQQGQQLPLQCKALPKNIKPATAGLPQNPSPPPPSPITTQIISSTPLCVNAPAPIFPPTIVPQPVQSHAQPREEPEQKEFKDEEDDEEDEEESRRKGFVKEFELTVLLTKSRSGSFGFTITRSKLDNCYYIQEILDNPAKADGRLRAGDRLITVNGHDVTKVADEVAMTILRSSPRRLSMTLGRAVTNLVVAPTCDSLPDIVLYKTPSGQLGIKLTGGIGSKWQGIYCLEVVPGSPASEEGTVQPNDKILYICGRCTLGMTLDDAVKACEIAPRKVKLKILRDDQPVTPKAKWNGLFDWKKDRKFFARFEEPISPDKESPPEDVEVVSRTLSNFRCLSVAEQQDSCIMQVEFSKPEGGGLGFALVGGTNGSMLRVKEICSGGVAEQDGRLRVGDILLEVNGVIVSGLSHSKVVDILRKAEGTVQLTICRDILTYSESPTPPNMATGTEAVLAEQPAPVTTSDASSSPDAMTNKPVERPPEPISECVFNECGVLITTPPPPPRQLTVVMDETPIIEESCDSTPSHQACCPSLNVTEMLHGASDRKHTVSKLLDRSCKGIRKPESDGWSSEEEDDNVFDADAHQNSSPQIGPPIVSEEELSSLALINPSGSSPYSGSRVKAIIQILQHQLDQQELVKEFMALEHLKPSDDCVVGKAPEHRDKNRYRDILPYDKTRVTLGEKCDYINASHIRMQAGGEELSYISCQGPLPSTVAAFWQMIWESKSDVIAMMTQEVERGRIKCHKYWPEKPNEPLDTGKYHVHLVNQQFLEYFHIKVIHMVEAETSETHTVHHLKFTHWPDHGVPHYSEQLLRFICYLRSVHHQGPITVHCSAGIGRSGVLICTDIILSLVERDLPINVCNIVKEMRLQRHGMIQTKEQYLFCYKVWLEVLQGILQLHGTKWQPESPQDHKIV